A section of the Sedimentisphaera cyanobacteriorum genome encodes:
- a CDS encoding IS1634 family transposase: protein MFIRVKTSKNSPKQSVQIVESYRNEKNQPRQRIVRHLGTAFTEEELKRLKDFAEFEKAKLEAEKTPALFKPEHLAEAAIDARKNIDDKPLRVNLKNLREQARITTGIHEVFGSIYNELGFNNLFDRRKESAGKNLRHITMARLANPVSKRSSVQDLSKDFGINLSLDSVYRMMDNITDDIISKAQNCAHSAAKGLLGEEISLLFYDCTTLYFESFTEDELKKNGYSKDMKFNQPQVVLGLLSTSEGLPVGYEVFPGNQYEGHTLHTVIPKIKEKYNLKRVIFTADSAMLSKANLDYLEKQGVEYIVAARLKSLTDKWKAKVTESNAPLRSFDYGKDTRLIVTYSDKLAKKNKHDRDEAIRKLQEKLEKSSNPKSLISNYGYKKFMRVTGDIDCRIDEEKYAQAANFDGLHGVITNVKDMDDSAVVDHYRQLWLIEECFRISKHDLKIRPIYHWTPKRIKAHILICFIALTCARNLAYRVRLRFEPMSVARIVNALNHVQLSILWDKKTECRYVLPSKINEDARKLYKTVNLSTNTTPYKM, encoded by the coding sequence ATGTTTATACGAGTAAAGACATCAAAAAACAGTCCGAAGCAGTCGGTACAGATTGTAGAGAGTTATCGCAACGAGAAGAACCAGCCTCGTCAGCGTATAGTTCGTCATCTCGGCACAGCCTTCACAGAAGAAGAGCTTAAGCGGCTCAAGGATTTTGCCGAATTCGAGAAGGCCAAGCTTGAGGCCGAGAAAACGCCGGCACTTTTCAAGCCTGAGCATCTTGCAGAAGCTGCAATAGATGCCCGCAAAAACATTGATGATAAGCCTTTGCGGGTCAATCTAAAGAATCTCAGGGAACAGGCACGCATAACTACAGGCATCCATGAGGTATTCGGCAGCATCTACAATGAGCTTGGCTTTAACAATCTTTTCGATAGACGCAAAGAGTCTGCAGGCAAAAACCTTCGTCATATCACAATGGCAAGGCTTGCAAACCCAGTGAGCAAACGCAGCAGCGTTCAGGATCTCTCCAAAGACTTCGGCATTAACCTTTCTTTAGACAGCGTTTACCGTATGATGGATAATATCACAGATGATATTATCAGCAAGGCTCAAAACTGTGCTCACAGTGCTGCTAAAGGCCTTCTCGGCGAAGAGATAAGTCTTCTTTTCTACGACTGCACCACGCTTTATTTTGAATCATTTACAGAAGATGAGCTCAAAAAGAACGGCTACAGCAAGGATATGAAGTTCAATCAGCCGCAGGTTGTCCTTGGTCTTCTGTCCACATCAGAAGGGCTTCCAGTAGGTTATGAGGTATTCCCCGGCAATCAGTATGAAGGGCATACGCTGCATACTGTAATCCCTAAGATCAAAGAGAAATACAACCTCAAGCGTGTTATCTTCACCGCAGACAGCGCAATGCTTAGCAAGGCTAATCTTGATTACCTTGAAAAGCAGGGAGTTGAGTATATTGTGGCAGCGAGGCTTAAAAGCCTCACTGATAAATGGAAAGCAAAGGTTACAGAATCCAATGCCCCGCTTAGAAGCTTTGATTACGGCAAAGATACAAGGCTTATTGTTACCTACAGCGATAAACTCGCTAAAAAGAATAAGCACGACAGGGATGAAGCTATAAGAAAGCTCCAGGAGAAGCTTGAAAAGAGCAGCAACCCCAAATCACTTATAAGCAACTACGGCTACAAGAAGTTTATGCGTGTTACCGGCGATATAGACTGCCGGATAGATGAAGAGAAATACGCGCAGGCTGCGAATTTTGATGGTCTTCACGGTGTTATAACGAATGTCAAGGATATGGATGATTCGGCTGTAGTAGATCATTACAGGCAGCTCTGGCTGATTGAGGAGTGCTTCAGGATAAGCAAGCACGATCTGAAGATACGGCCGATATACCACTGGACGCCGAAACGAATCAAAGCCCATATACTGATATGCTTTATCGCTCTAACCTGCGCGAGAAATCTGGCCTACAGGGTTCGGCTGAGATTTGAGCCGATGTCTGTGGCGAGGATTGTAAATGCCCTCAACCACGTGCAGCTGAGCATACTCTGGGATAAGAAAACAGAGTGCAGATATGTCCTGCCATCAAAGATTAACGAGGACGCAAGAAAACTCTATAAAACAGTTAATCTCAGCACCAATACAACGCCTTACAAAATGTAA
- the guaA gene encoding glutamine-hydrolyzing GMP synthase: MKTSHEKIAIIDFGSQYGQLIARRVREQKVLSAIYPPSVSAEELQGENIAGIILSGGPSSVYDKNAPSCDEKLFDLGVPVLGICYGMQIAGKILGADIRPAESREYGRTDLHVSESSGLLAGVPEKTTVWMSHGDQVNQLNDDFITLAQTPTCPYAAVKYSKKPFYGVQFHPEVTHTPDGSEMLKNFLYQICGCKGDWLIGDIAEEMIAQLKDELKGENVICGLSGGVDSSVVAAILHKAIGERLHCIFVDNGLLRENEREGVEKTFCGHFSVNLRVVDWSEQFLSGLEGVTDPQKKRKIIGAEFIEAFKSEAEKIENAKFLAQGTLYPDVIESGSKDGNLAANIKLHHNVGGLPEELGFGLVEPLRDLFKDEVRLLGEYLGLPEDMVWRHPFPGPGLAVRIIGDITKEKLRIVRQADEILIDEIKAAGLYRKCSQTLAVLLPVKNVGVMGDDRSYESVIAIRSVDTSDFMTADFSRIPYDTLGIISNRIINEVRGVNRVVYDISSKPPATIEWE, encoded by the coding sequence ATGAAAACATCTCATGAAAAGATTGCAATAATAGATTTCGGCAGCCAGTACGGCCAGCTTATCGCAAGACGTGTGCGCGAGCAGAAGGTTCTTTCTGCGATTTATCCCCCGAGCGTAAGCGCTGAGGAGCTTCAAGGCGAAAACATAGCAGGGATAATACTCTCCGGAGGTCCTTCAAGCGTTTACGATAAAAACGCCCCGAGCTGCGATGAGAAGCTCTTCGATCTGGGAGTTCCCGTGCTGGGGATCTGCTACGGGATGCAGATAGCAGGCAAGATACTCGGAGCAGATATCAGGCCTGCAGAGAGCAGGGAATACGGCAGAACTGATCTGCATGTATCAGAGAGCTCCGGCCTGCTTGCAGGCGTTCCGGAGAAAACAACCGTATGGATGAGCCACGGGGATCAGGTTAATCAGCTCAACGATGATTTCATCACCCTCGCCCAAACGCCGACGTGCCCCTATGCAGCGGTAAAATACAGCAAGAAGCCATTCTACGGCGTACAGTTTCACCCCGAGGTTACCCACACCCCCGACGGCAGCGAGATGCTCAAAAATTTCCTCTATCAGATCTGCGGCTGCAAAGGCGACTGGCTGATTGGGGATATAGCGGAGGAGATGATCGCCCAGCTAAAAGACGAGCTCAAAGGCGAGAACGTAATATGCGGGCTCAGCGGCGGCGTGGATTCTTCTGTAGTAGCAGCGATTCTGCACAAGGCAATCGGTGAGCGTCTGCACTGCATATTTGTTGACAACGGCCTTCTTCGCGAGAATGAGCGGGAGGGAGTTGAAAAAACCTTCTGCGGCCATTTCAGCGTTAATCTGAGAGTGGTGGACTGGTCTGAGCAGTTTCTTTCGGGGCTTGAAGGCGTTACCGACCCGCAAAAGAAACGCAAGATTATCGGAGCGGAATTCATTGAGGCGTTCAAATCTGAGGCGGAGAAGATCGAAAACGCAAAATTTCTCGCTCAGGGAACGCTTTATCCGGATGTAATAGAATCCGGCTCGAAAGACGGCAACCTCGCCGCCAATATAAAACTGCACCACAACGTTGGCGGACTGCCCGAGGAGCTTGGGTTTGGGCTGGTGGAGCCGCTGCGGGATCTATTCAAGGATGAGGTTCGCCTGCTCGGGGAATACCTCGGCCTGCCTGAGGATATGGTATGGCGGCATCCCTTCCCCGGCCCGGGGCTCGCGGTACGCATCATCGGCGATATAACAAAGGAAAAGCTCAGGATCGTCCGTCAGGCAGATGAGATACTTATCGATGAGATTAAAGCCGCCGGGCTGTACAGGAAATGCAGCCAAACGCTTGCTGTTCTTCTGCCGGTGAAGAATGTGGGGGTTATGGGAGACGACAGAAGCTACGAGAGCGTGATAGCAATCCGCTCGGTGGATACATCAGACTTTATGACAGCCGACTTCTCGCGAATCCCCTACGACACACTCGGGATCATCTCAAACCGAATTATAAACGAGGTGCGAGGGGTGAACAGAGTGGTGTACGACATCTCCAGCAAGCCTCCCGCCACTATCGAATGGGAATAA
- the guaB gene encoding IMP dehydrogenase, translating into MDNEHKIAGLGITFDDVLLVPQQSEIIPSEAEISTRLTRNIRINIPIVSAAMDTVTESALAIALAQEGGIGIIHKNLTVKAQKREVEKVKRSENGVILDPITLSPSDRVLKAKELMDEHHISGVPVVVEDKKLVGILTSRDMKFLEDYNVKVEQIMTRSNLVTSSSDTNLEQAKDILQRHKVEKLLLVDGDRLTGLITMRDIERVTQFPMAAKDDKGRLRAGASIGVHDYNRAQALIDADVDVLVVDTAHGHSKNVIETVKELKKSCEIDVIAGNVGTKEAAKALIDAGADAVKVGIGPGAICTTRVVSGVGVPQITAIMQAVEYADKADVPVIADGGIKLSGDISKAIAAGASSVMLGSILAGLAESPGQLIIYKGRQFKEYRGMGSLGAMVLGSADRYGQKAEESKNKLVPEGVEGRVPYRGHLSDYIYQLVGGLRSGMGYCGAEDIEQLRTKARFLQVTAASIAESHPHDIHITKESPNYTDTL; encoded by the coding sequence ATGGACAATGAGCACAAGATTGCCGGTCTGGGAATTACATTTGACGATGTTCTGCTTGTACCTCAGCAGAGCGAGATCATTCCTTCAGAGGCGGAAATTTCAACAAGGCTCACAAGAAACATAAGAATAAATATTCCCATAGTTTCTGCAGCTATGGATACAGTAACAGAGTCTGCCCTTGCTATTGCACTTGCGCAGGAGGGCGGAATTGGAATAATCCACAAGAACCTCACCGTAAAAGCCCAGAAGCGTGAGGTGGAGAAGGTTAAGCGTTCGGAGAACGGGGTAATCCTCGATCCAATCACGCTTTCCCCCAGCGACCGCGTACTCAAGGCCAAGGAGCTGATGGACGAACACCACATCTCCGGCGTGCCTGTAGTGGTGGAGGATAAGAAGCTCGTTGGCATACTGACCAGCCGGGATATGAAATTCCTCGAAGACTACAACGTGAAGGTTGAACAGATTATGACCCGCAGCAATCTTGTTACGAGTTCATCTGATACAAACCTTGAGCAGGCCAAGGATATACTCCAGAGGCATAAGGTTGAAAAGCTCCTGCTCGTTGACGGAGACCGTCTCACCGGTCTGATCACGATGCGTGATATTGAGCGGGTAACCCAGTTTCCCATGGCAGCGAAAGACGATAAAGGCCGCCTCAGGGCGGGTGCTTCTATCGGCGTTCACGACTACAACAGGGCTCAGGCACTGATTGATGCGGATGTTGATGTGCTGGTAGTGGACACTGCCCACGGACATTCCAAAAACGTCATTGAAACCGTAAAAGAGCTGAAGAAATCGTGCGAAATAGACGTAATCGCAGGTAATGTAGGCACGAAAGAAGCAGCGAAAGCCCTGATAGATGCGGGCGCGGATGCTGTGAAGGTGGGGATCGGCCCAGGCGCAATATGCACAACGAGAGTGGTTTCGGGGGTGGGAGTTCCCCAGATCACGGCGATTATGCAGGCGGTGGAATATGCAGACAAGGCGGATGTGCCGGTAATAGCGGACGGCGGAATCAAACTCTCAGGCGATATATCAAAGGCGATTGCCGCAGGAGCGAGCAGCGTGATGCTCGGGTCTATTCTCGCAGGCCTCGCTGAAAGCCCGGGACAGCTGATTATATACAAAGGAAGGCAGTTCAAAGAGTATCGCGGTATGGGCTCGCTTGGAGCAATGGTTCTCGGCTCAGCCGACAGATACGGCCAGAAGGCAGAGGAAAGCAAGAACAAGCTCGTGCCCGAAGGCGTTGAGGGAAGAGTGCCCTATCGCGGACATCTGAGCGACTATATCTACCAGCTCGTAGGCGGGCTGAGAAGCGGAATGGGATACTGCGGAGCGGAGGATATCGAACAGCTGCGTACTAAAGCCAGATTCCTGCAGGTAACAGCGGCCTCGATCGCCGAGTCTCACCCGCACGATATACACATTACAAAAGAATCTCCAAACTATACCGATACGCTCTAA